The sequence aagttgtattttttttgaaaaagactttttttctttcattgggAATGTCTTATTGTTGGAGAATCAATCTTATAACCACACCATCACCATAAAATGTTGGTGTTATGTGTAAATCATTTCAAAGCAGCTCTATATCTAGTTGTTTTAACAGGAGCAACAATAATGGTCTATTCAGACATTTAAGCACTTAAGCAAATACAGGCTAAGGCACTCAGTAACACTACACTGGAACTGTGCCACTGTAGTATTAGAATGCAAGACATGTCTCTTTTGAGATTCTCTAAGCAATTATCTTGTCAGCCAAGGCATTTCATTGAAGGACCCTATCTGAGCTGAGATCATATACTTTCATAGAGTATTTTTGTTTTGAGGAAGTGGGGATGGACGTATCGCAAGGGTGGATGGGGGGGCACAATGGTCATAAGGAAACAGATTTTTACTTTGGGCAATCAGCTTGGAGATGCTCAGTCAGAGAGCAAATGCTAGTGTTTAAAAATCAAATCCTTTTAACAATTAAAAGTTAATGACAGATGTGATTCTTTCTTGTTCCAGAGGGAAAACAACCTTTGTTCAATTATCTTCCTTATAGGACAACAATGGGATACTCCAAGTTAACGAGATGCTTCTTGGCTCTTTTATCCATCCTGTCGTCAACCACAGCCACCTGCCCTATAGAGTGTTTGTGCTCACAAAATGAAAGACATGTAGATTGTTCAGGCAGAAACTTAACAGCACTTCCCAACAACATCCAGACCAACATAATATCCCTAAATTTATCCCGTAATGCTATTGAAGATCTTGATAACAGGCTGACCGATTTCATCAATCTGAGGTTCCTTGACATATCCAACAACCTGCTCAGTAACATGCCGAGACAGTTGCCATTGGCGCTGTGGGAACTTCATGCATCAAATAACCTTATCAAAGTACTTCAGAAGGAAGACACCGTCTCCCAGTGGAACCTTATAAAACTGGATGTGTCCAACAACTTGATTGAAAGGGCTTTTTTAATTAACAACACATTGATTAATCTGAAATTTCTCAACTTCAGTGGAAACAAATTCTGGACAGTCCCAACCAACATGCCCTACAACTTGACTACTTTAGATTTATCACACAACAACTTGCACAATATTCTTCCAGATACTTTTCATCACAACAAACTCTCAAAATTGTACTTGAACAACAATAGCTTACAATTTATTCCAAGTGGTACTTTTGATCAACTCACTGGTTTGCAGTTGATTACTCTATATGGAAATATCTGGGAATGCAaagacaaacaaaatatataCCTATTGACATGGTTACAAACCGTACCAATTGTGCTTGGATGTCCATGCACTGAAGAAACTGAACATGGTCAAGGAGGATGCAGTTCAAGTATAAATACACCAGCAACTGTTAGTTCAACTTTCACAAGTTATCAGTCTCACATTGGAACAATGACAAGTACCAGACAAAGAGAATCTGAAGGAAGCACACCCTACTCTGTAGCAAATCAGAAAAGTGATATTTCATCCTTTTCAGATTCAGTTTCTTATACCAGCTTATATTCAACAGCACCAAGCTTCATCAGTAGATCTGCATCATATAAACCTACTGAAAATATCACCTTGCAAACAGCCAGCAGTGAAAGTTCACACGAATT comes from Pristis pectinata isolate sPriPec2 chromosome 21, sPriPec2.1.pri, whole genome shotgun sequence and encodes:
- the omgb gene encoding oligodendrocyte-myelin glycoprotein, yielding MGYSKLTRCFLALLSILSSTTATCPIECLCSQNERHVDCSGRNLTALPNNIQTNIISLNLSRNAIEDLDNRLTDFINLRFLDISNNLLSNMPRQLPLALWELHASNNLIKVLQKEDTVSQWNLIKLDVSNNLIERAFLINNTLINLKFLNFSGNKFWTVPTNMPYNLTTLDLSHNNLHNILPDTFHHNKLSKLYLNNNSLQFIPSGTFDQLTGLQLITLYGNIWECKDKQNIYLLTWLQTVPIVLGCPCTEETEHGQGGCSSSINTPATVSSTFTSYQSHIGTMTSTRQRESEGSTPYSVANQKSDISSFSDSVSYTSLYSTAPSFISRSASYKPTENITLQTASSESSHELVSITDNKTEGPPSTTMPITASEFTSKSTVVIRSTATVTMSSTTMNNQTSRLVSLSTFGSASTVSHKSSASIEISTVSEPSAINATTSHSAINATTSHSAIGSTSSPFQVGSSSLTSTPKVNVITGTLSTANQIVTTQNTTSKAHKCMGITCFMVLTMLVPLVV